The Streptomyces sp. NBC_01276 genome contains the following window.
CCTGGACAACGGCGTGGCCACGAAGGTGGCCGATTTCCCCTCGGTCGGCACGGGGATGGTCACCGGGATCCTGACGCAGGGCCCGTCGGTGAAGGAGATCCCGGAGACCGCCGTCTCCTCGCTGCTGGGGCCGGTCCTGCCGAAGGGGTAGGGGCGGGGCGCACGAAGGCCCCGGCAGACGGGGGATGACTGCCGGGGCCGGTTCATGGGGACGGGGCCCGCGTACGGGTCAGTAGGAGCTTCCGCCCGCGCCCAGGGAGCCCGTCGGGTGCCAGACCGTCTTCGTCTCCAGGAAGGCGGTCATGCGCGCGGTGCCCGGGTCGGCGCTCCAGTCGTCCACAGGCTGTGGACGCAGGACGCGCTTGAGGTTGTCCGCCGCCGCGATCTCCAGCTCCTTGGCGAGGGCCGCGTCGGCACCCGCCAGGTCGATCGCGTTGACGTCCTGGTGGGAGGCCAGGTGGGGGCCCATCTCGGCGGCCTTGCCGGAGAGGACGTTGACCACGCCGCCCGGCAGGTCGGAGGTGGCCAGCACCTCGCCCAGGGACAGGGCGGGGAGCGGAGACCCCTCCGAGGCGATGACCACGACGGTGTTGCCGGTGGCGATCACCGGGGCGATCACCGAGACCAGGCCCAGGAACGACGAGTCCTGCGGGGCCACGACCGTGACCACGCCCGTCGGCTCCGGGGTGGAGAGGTTGAAGAACGGGCCCGCGACCGGGTTGGCCCCGCCCACGATCTGGCCGATCTTGTCGGTCCAGCCCGCGTACCAGACCCAGCGGTCGATGGCCGCGTCG
Protein-coding sequences here:
- a CDS encoding aldehyde dehydrogenase family protein — protein: MSERSVEKGGSAAGRLSVFKTYKLYVGGKFPRSESGRVYEVTDSKGNWLANAPLSSRKDARDAVVAARKAFGGWSGATAYNRGQILYRIAEMLEGRREQFVREVGEAEGLSKSKAGAVVDAAIDRWVWYAGWTDKIGQIVGGANPVAGPFFNLSTPEPTGVVTVVAPQDSSFLGLVSVIAPVIATGNTVVVIASEGSPLPALSLGEVLATSDLPGGVVNVLSGKAAEMGPHLASHQDVNAIDLAGADAALAKELEIAAADNLKRVLRPQPVDDWSADPGTARMTAFLETKTVWHPTGSLGAGGSSY